The following proteins are encoded in a genomic region of Nocardioides sp. cx-173:
- a CDS encoding GNAT family N-acetyltransferase, with product MSTSGEVSWIEVGALDEHAMAWDALVSRQPLASPFLRSFWLGCVTDPAASTFLLMLQDGELLGGVPLARDRLVGIDRYRFAGQGVLCPDHLDLVAVPGREPEVQRGLRHWFDRPGQRLLDLVGLAPDARLAAALPGTPQAVDLAPYQPLPEPGQDYLASRSSNFRRATRKAERRLGEAGYVHTRVAAAGVPDALAELHRLHGTRDGRGPLLELLPTLTGAFAEGVACGEARVDLLASPEEVVAVSLAFTADRRLSLYQVARSTDRAHGSAATVLLHRVIADAVEAGFTELDLLRGAEEYKSSYADQARPVLRLRVGHGVLAHGLVGLWALAFSASHRLRLLRDRADASRRRSPS from the coding sequence GTGTCGACGTCGGGCGAGGTCTCGTGGATCGAGGTCGGAGCGCTCGATGAGCACGCCATGGCCTGGGACGCCCTGGTGTCGCGCCAGCCGCTCGCCTCGCCGTTCCTGCGCAGCTTCTGGCTGGGCTGTGTGACGGACCCGGCCGCAAGCACCTTCCTGCTGATGCTCCAGGACGGTGAGCTGCTCGGCGGAGTGCCGCTGGCGCGCGACCGACTGGTGGGCATCGACCGCTACCGGTTCGCGGGGCAGGGCGTCCTGTGCCCCGACCATCTCGACCTGGTCGCGGTGCCCGGTCGCGAGCCCGAGGTCCAGCGCGGGCTGCGGCACTGGTTCGACCGACCCGGGCAGCGGCTGCTGGACCTGGTCGGACTGGCCCCGGACGCGCGCCTGGCGGCGGCCCTGCCGGGCACGCCGCAGGCCGTCGACCTGGCGCCGTACCAGCCGCTGCCGGAGCCTGGCCAGGACTATCTCGCGTCGCGTTCGTCGAACTTCCGTCGTGCGACTCGCAAGGCCGAGCGGCGGCTCGGCGAGGCCGGCTACGTCCACACCCGCGTCGCCGCGGCGGGCGTGCCGGACGCGCTCGCAGAGCTGCACCGACTGCACGGGACCCGGGACGGTCGCGGCCCCTTGCTGGAGCTCCTGCCCACGCTCACCGGCGCCTTCGCCGAGGGCGTCGCATGCGGCGAGGCCCGGGTGGACCTGCTGGCCTCGCCGGAGGAGGTGGTCGCCGTGTCGCTGGCGTTCACCGCCGACCGACGGCTGAGCCTGTACCAGGTGGCGCGGTCGACCGACCGCGCACACGGCAGCGCCGCGACCGTGCTGCTCCACCGCGTCATCGCCGACGCGGTCGAGGCCGGCTTCACCGAGCTCGACCTGCTCCGGGGGGCGGAGGAGTACAAGTCGTCGTACGCCGACCAGGCGCGGCCGGTGCTGCGGCTGCGGGTCGGTCACGGAGTGCTCGCTCACGGTCTCGTCGGGCTCTGGGCCCTGGCGTTCAGTGCGAGCCACCGGCTGCGGCTCCTGAGAGACCGAGCCGACGCTTCGCGCCGCCGTAGCCCTTCATGA
- a CDS encoding JmjC domain-containing protein, with protein MSTTPIHAFGPQVGRDFQQRLAAREPTRFRHGLVGHPLLTLDAIAQLSAELPPASVSAEVGDKPLAAGAAAGVAVAVGDVAAQIRDIATNSSWFTLLHIQQVDRYRRLVDDILDGLAATSGLSTASLRRRMGFLFASSPHAVTAAHFDIEHSFCMQLEGTRLLGFGRFADEEQRESHVRSYWRGDFGRFSTLPEVTAEYEIGPGDGCYIPPYTPHWITNYDDTSLSMTVTFFNDDNERESLVQAFNTKVQRLGIDPPPYGRSPVRDGAKIAFMKGYGGAKRRLGLSGAAAGGSH; from the coding sequence ATGAGCACGACGCCTATCCATGCCTTCGGGCCGCAGGTCGGCCGCGACTTCCAGCAGCGGCTCGCGGCGCGCGAGCCCACGCGGTTCCGTCACGGCCTGGTGGGCCACCCCTTGCTCACCCTCGACGCGATCGCGCAGCTCAGTGCCGAGCTGCCACCCGCCTCGGTCTCCGCGGAGGTCGGCGACAAGCCGCTCGCGGCCGGTGCCGCCGCCGGGGTGGCCGTGGCGGTGGGCGATGTCGCCGCCCAGATCCGCGACATCGCCACCAACAGCTCCTGGTTCACGCTGCTGCACATCCAGCAGGTGGATCGCTACCGCCGGCTCGTCGACGACATCCTCGACGGCCTGGCCGCGACGTCGGGCCTTTCCACCGCCAGCCTGCGGCGCCGGATGGGGTTCCTCTTCGCGAGCTCGCCCCACGCGGTGACCGCGGCGCACTTCGACATCGAGCACAGCTTCTGCATGCAGCTCGAGGGCACCCGGCTGCTGGGCTTCGGCCGGTTCGCCGACGAGGAGCAGCGCGAGAGCCACGTCCGGTCCTACTGGCGCGGCGACTTCGGCCGGTTCTCCACCCTGCCCGAGGTCACTGCCGAGTACGAGATCGGCCCCGGCGACGGCTGCTACATCCCGCCGTACACGCCGCACTGGATCACCAACTACGACGACACGTCGCTGTCCATGACGGTGACGTTCTTCAACGACGACAACGAGCGCGAGTCCCTCGTCCAGGCGTTCAACACCAAGGTGCAGCGGCTCGGGATCGACCCGCCCCCCTACGGGCGGTCGCCGGTGCGCGACGGCGCCAAGATCGCGTTCATGAAGGGCTACGGCGGCGCGAAGCGTCGGCTCGGTCTCTCAGGAGCCGCAGCCGGTGGCTCGCACTGA
- the lepA gene encoding translation elongation factor 4, whose translation MSKPSAAPAPGHTDPAILRNFCIIAHIDHGKSTLADRMLQLTGVVDARAARAQYLDRMDIERERGITIKSQAVRMPWTVPADNEQGAEPGTYVLNMIDTPGHVDFTYEVSRSLEACEAAVLLVDAAQGIEAQTLANLYLALGADLHIIPVLNKIDLPSAQPEKYAAELAGIIGCDPADVLRTSAKTGLGVEALLNEIVRQTPAPVGDPAAPPRALIFDSVYDTYRGVVTYVRVVDGKLSHRDRIKMMSNGVVHEMLEVGVISPEPVKSTDLGVGEVGYLITGVKDVRQSRVGDTVTSQHHGASEPLGGYKHPNPMVYSGLYPIDGDDYPTLRDALERLQLNDAALAYEPETSGALGFGFRCGFLGLLHMEIVRERLEREFNLDLISTAPNVVYEVVMEDGKVIEVTNPSEYPDGKIAEVREPVVRATILSPSDFIGTIMELCQSKRGNLLGMDYLSEDRVEMRYTLPMGEIVFDFFDQLKSRTKGYASLDYERAGDQAADLVKVDILLQGEPVDAFSAIVHKDAAYSYGVMLAGKLKELIPRQQFEVPIQAAIGARVIARENIRAIRKDVLAKCYGGDITRKRKLLEKQKEGKKRMKMVGRVEVPQEAFIAALSNAPSGEKSGKK comes from the coding sequence GTGTCCAAGCCCTCCGCCGCGCCCGCTCCGGGCCACACCGACCCTGCGATCCTGCGCAACTTCTGCATCATCGCGCACATCGACCACGGCAAGTCCACGCTCGCCGACAGGATGCTGCAGCTCACGGGCGTGGTCGACGCCCGCGCCGCCCGTGCGCAGTACCTCGACCGCATGGACATCGAGCGCGAGCGCGGCATCACGATCAAGAGCCAGGCGGTCCGGATGCCCTGGACTGTTCCGGCCGACAACGAGCAGGGCGCCGAGCCGGGCACCTACGTGCTCAACATGATCGACACCCCCGGCCACGTCGACTTCACCTACGAGGTGTCGCGCTCGCTCGAGGCCTGCGAGGCGGCGGTCCTGCTGGTCGACGCCGCCCAGGGCATCGAGGCGCAGACGCTGGCCAACCTCTACCTCGCCCTCGGTGCCGACCTGCACATCATCCCGGTGCTCAACAAGATCGACCTGCCCTCGGCGCAGCCGGAGAAGTACGCCGCCGAGCTCGCCGGCATCATCGGATGCGACCCCGCCGACGTGCTGCGGACCTCGGCCAAGACCGGGCTGGGCGTCGAGGCGCTCCTCAACGAGATCGTCCGGCAGACTCCGGCCCCCGTGGGCGACCCCGCGGCCCCGCCTCGCGCGCTGATCTTCGACTCCGTCTACGACACCTACCGCGGCGTCGTCACCTACGTCCGCGTGGTCGACGGCAAGCTCAGCCACCGCGACCGGATCAAGATGATGTCCAACGGCGTGGTGCACGAGATGCTCGAGGTCGGCGTCATCAGCCCCGAGCCCGTGAAGTCGACCGACCTGGGGGTCGGCGAGGTCGGCTACCTCATCACCGGGGTGAAGGACGTGCGGCAGTCGCGCGTCGGCGACACCGTCACCAGCCAACATCACGGCGCGAGCGAGCCCCTGGGCGGCTACAAGCACCCCAACCCGATGGTCTACTCCGGGCTCTACCCCATCGACGGCGACGACTACCCGACCCTGCGCGACGCCCTGGAGCGCCTGCAGCTCAACGACGCCGCGCTGGCCTACGAGCCCGAGACCTCGGGCGCACTGGGCTTCGGCTTCCGCTGCGGCTTCCTCGGGCTGCTGCACATGGAGATCGTGCGCGAGCGCCTCGAGCGGGAGTTCAACCTCGACCTCATCTCGACCGCACCCAACGTGGTCTACGAGGTCGTCATGGAGGACGGCAAGGTCATCGAGGTGACCAACCCCAGCGAGTACCCCGACGGCAAGATCGCCGAGGTGCGCGAGCCCGTCGTACGTGCCACGATCCTGAGCCCGTCCGACTTCATCGGCACGATCATGGAGCTGTGCCAGTCCAAGCGCGGCAACCTGCTGGGGATGGACTACCTCTCCGAGGACCGCGTCGAGATGCGCTACACGCTGCCCATGGGCGAGATCGTGTTCGACTTCTTCGACCAGCTGAAGTCGCGCACCAAGGGCTACGCCTCGCTCGACTACGAGCGCGCCGGCGACCAGGCCGCCGACCTCGTCAAGGTCGACATCCTGCTGCAGGGCGAGCCCGTCGACGCCTTCTCCGCGATCGTGCACAAGGACGCCGCCTACTCCTACGGCGTCATGCTGGCGGGCAAGCTCAAGGAGCTCATCCCACGCCAGCAGTTCGAGGTGCCGATCCAGGCCGCCATCGGCGCCCGGGTCATCGCCCGCGAGAACATCCGCGCGATCCGCAAGGACGTGCTCGCCAAGTGCTACGGCGGCGACATCACCCGCAAGCGCAAGCTGCTCGAGAAGCAGAAGGAGGGCAAGAAGCGGATGAAGATGGTGGGCCGCGTCGAGGTCCCCCAGGAGGCGTTCATCGCGGCTCTCTCCAACGCGCCCTCCGGGGAAAAGTCCGGCAAGAAGTGA
- the rpsT gene encoding 30S ribosomal protein S20, whose translation MANIKSQIKRNKQNEKRHERNKAVKSNLKTAVRKFREAAEAGDKDQAIALSRDAARKLDKAASKGVIHKNQAANRKSSLFKKAASL comes from the coding sequence GTGGCGAACATCAAGAGCCAGATCAAGCGGAACAAGCAGAACGAGAAGCGTCACGAGCGCAACAAGGCGGTCAAGAGCAACCTCAAGACCGCCGTGCGCAAGTTCCGCGAGGCCGCCGAGGCCGGTGACAAGGACCAGGCGATCGCCCTGAGCCGCGACGCCGCCCGCAAGCTGGACAAGGCCGCCTCCAAGGGCGTCATCCACAAGAACCAGGCCGCGAACCGCAAGTCGTCGCTCTTCAAGAAGGCCGCCTCGCTCTGA
- the holA gene encoding DNA polymerase III subunit delta, translated as MRAGDVLGRVTLVTGKEEFLNERTISAVRETVRAHDAEAELSETMASDLTLGTLGELSAPSLFSTVRCVVVRNLEHLPEESVEGLLGYAAAPADDVALVLAHGGGQKGSGVLTKLRKLKGVSESKSDELRPSEFAGFVAAEVRRHGSTIDQEAASFLVTAVGHDLRSLAAAAHQLTNDFLGQSLTVERVKQYFGGRAEAKSFAVADAAFSGRRQAALEELRWALDGGTAAVLVTSAFAGSARGLARYQGAVRGMREADLAREVGVPPWKLRSIREQSRGWSDAGLSRVIRAVAKADADIKGAASDPSYTLERLVLTVTALRDQH; from the coding sequence ATGCGCGCCGGTGACGTCCTGGGTCGGGTCACCCTCGTGACCGGCAAGGAGGAGTTCCTCAACGAGCGCACGATCTCCGCGGTGCGCGAGACCGTGCGCGCCCACGACGCGGAGGCCGAGCTCTCCGAGACGATGGCCTCCGACCTCACTCTCGGCACGCTGGGGGAGCTCTCGGCGCCGTCGCTGTTCTCCACCGTGCGCTGCGTGGTCGTGCGCAACCTCGAGCACCTGCCCGAGGAGTCGGTCGAGGGACTGCTGGGCTATGCCGCGGCACCGGCCGACGACGTCGCCCTGGTGCTCGCCCACGGCGGCGGGCAGAAGGGCTCCGGCGTACTCACCAAGCTGCGCAAGCTGAAGGGCGTCAGCGAGTCCAAGTCCGACGAGCTCCGGCCCTCGGAGTTCGCGGGATTCGTCGCCGCCGAGGTCCGCCGCCACGGGTCGACGATCGACCAGGAGGCGGCGTCGTTCCTGGTGACCGCCGTCGGCCACGACCTGCGCTCGCTCGCGGCCGCGGCCCACCAGCTCACCAACGACTTCCTGGGCCAGAGCCTGACGGTCGAGCGGGTCAAGCAGTACTTCGGTGGCCGCGCGGAGGCCAAGTCGTTCGCGGTCGCCGACGCGGCGTTCTCCGGCAGGCGCCAGGCCGCTCTGGAGGAGCTCCGCTGGGCGCTGGACGGAGGCACGGCGGCGGTGCTCGTCACCTCGGCGTTCGCCGGCAGCGCCCGCGGGCTGGCCCGCTACCAGGGCGCCGTGCGCGGCATGCGCGAGGCCGACCTCGCCCGTGAGGTCGGCGTGCCCCCGTGGAAGCTCCGCTCGATCCGCGAGCAGTCCCGCGGCTGGTCCGACGCCGGGTTGTCCCGGGTGATCCGCGCGGTGGCCAAGGCCGACGCCGACATCAAGGGGGCGGCGAGCGACCCGTCCTACACCCTGGAGCGGCTGGTCCTCACGGTCACCGCGCTGCGCGACCAGCACTGA
- a CDS encoding ComEC/Rec2 family competence protein, which yields MDDGEVRPDPRGRHDLRMPALGAAGWLAGIGAHLLGAWVWLLLAALAALVLLAVRRASATVLALTLVAAAVAGGTLLRHEAVAENPVGDLARQRAAASITGTVTSDPRPLAGGFGEQVLVRLEVREVTGRGRSFRLATPVLVIGGESWRHAPLGSSVTTSGLLVPADGADLAGVLTSARDPVMRAPPDVWWRAAGAVRASIREAVAHRPDDQRALVPALVDGDDAGLDPDLAADFRTTGLTHLTAVSGTNLTLVVGFLMLLARWCGVRGRWLHVVGAAGIVGFVLLARTEPSVLRAAVMGAVGLLALGVDGRQRAFRALGVAVVVLLLVQPGLALSAGFALSVLATAGIVVLAPGWRDAMSGWLPRWAAEAVAVPAAAQLACTPVVAALSGQVSLVAVVANLAVAPMVGPATVLGLAGGLVGLLLPPAGRLFGTGAAWCVAWVVAVARRGADLPGAAIDWGAGVVTLALLCSVCAALALALPWLLRRPARGAGVFALLLAVVLVRLPTPGWPAPGWVLAMCDVGQGDALVLRAGPGEGVVVDAGPDADAVDGCLDRLGIEEVPLVVLTHFHADHVDGLAGVLAGRRVGAVETSSTPDPPSGAEQVGEVAGESGLAPLIAPYAGTRTVGAVTLQVLWPPPGLAEVGVGDGSRANDASVVLLAEVRGVRVLLTGDLEPEGQSELAPVLAGLDVDVLKVPHHGSRYQDLGLLTSLEAEVALVSVGAGNDYGHPAGSVLDALVDAGARVLRTDLDGDVLVVADGGEVSTVTR from the coding sequence GTGGACGACGGGGAGGTGCGGCCGGATCCGCGCGGCCGGCACGACCTGCGGATGCCGGCGCTCGGGGCGGCCGGCTGGCTGGCCGGCATCGGTGCCCACCTCCTCGGGGCGTGGGTCTGGCTGCTGCTCGCGGCGCTCGCGGCGCTCGTGCTCCTCGCCGTCCGGCGCGCGTCGGCCACGGTGCTGGCGCTGACCCTCGTGGCGGCGGCCGTGGCGGGAGGCACGCTGCTGCGTCACGAGGCAGTGGCCGAGAACCCGGTCGGCGACCTGGCCCGGCAGCGCGCCGCGGCCAGCATCACGGGCACCGTGACGTCGGATCCCCGGCCCCTGGCCGGAGGCTTCGGGGAGCAGGTGCTCGTGCGCCTCGAGGTCCGCGAGGTCACGGGCCGCGGGCGCAGCTTCCGGCTGGCCACCCCGGTGCTCGTGATCGGCGGCGAGTCGTGGCGCCACGCCCCGCTCGGCTCCTCGGTCACGACGTCGGGACTGCTCGTCCCGGCCGACGGAGCCGACCTGGCCGGCGTCCTCACCTCGGCGCGCGACCCGGTGATGCGCGCGCCCCCGGACGTGTGGTGGCGGGCGGCCGGCGCCGTGCGGGCCTCGATCCGAGAGGCGGTGGCCCACCGGCCCGACGACCAGCGGGCGCTGGTCCCCGCGCTTGTGGACGGCGACGACGCCGGCCTCGATCCCGACCTCGCCGCGGACTTCCGTACGACGGGGCTGACGCACCTGACCGCGGTGTCCGGCACGAACCTGACGCTCGTCGTCGGCTTCTTGATGCTGCTGGCCCGGTGGTGCGGGGTCCGTGGCCGGTGGCTGCACGTCGTGGGGGCGGCCGGGATCGTCGGCTTCGTCCTGCTCGCCCGCACCGAGCCGAGCGTGCTCCGCGCGGCGGTCATGGGCGCGGTGGGGCTCCTGGCACTGGGTGTCGACGGCCGGCAGCGCGCCTTCCGAGCGCTGGGAGTGGCGGTGGTGGTGCTGCTGCTGGTCCAGCCCGGGCTGGCGCTCTCCGCCGGCTTCGCCCTGTCCGTGCTGGCGACTGCCGGCATCGTCGTGCTCGCCCCCGGGTGGCGCGACGCGATGAGCGGGTGGCTGCCGCGGTGGGCGGCCGAGGCGGTCGCGGTCCCGGCGGCGGCGCAGCTGGCGTGTACGCCGGTCGTGGCGGCGCTGTCCGGTCAGGTCAGCCTGGTCGCCGTGGTGGCCAACCTCGCGGTGGCGCCGATGGTGGGGCCGGCGACGGTGCTGGGGCTGGCCGGTGGCCTGGTGGGGCTGCTGCTGCCCCCGGCTGGCCGCCTCTTCGGCACCGGCGCGGCCTGGTGCGTGGCCTGGGTGGTTGCCGTGGCGCGCCGGGGTGCCGACCTGCCGGGGGCCGCCATCGACTGGGGCGCCGGCGTCGTCACCCTCGCTCTGCTCTGCTCCGTGTGCGCCGCGCTCGCCCTGGCTCTGCCCTGGCTCCTGCGCCGTCCGGCGAGGGGGGCCGGGGTGTTCGCCCTGCTGCTCGCGGTCGTCCTGGTGCGCCTGCCCACCCCGGGCTGGCCGGCGCCGGGCTGGGTGCTCGCGATGTGCGACGTCGGGCAGGGCGACGCGCTCGTGCTGCGTGCGGGCCCCGGCGAGGGGGTCGTGGTCGACGCCGGGCCGGACGCGGACGCCGTCGACGGCTGCCTGGACCGGCTGGGGATCGAGGAGGTGCCGCTGGTGGTGCTGACCCACTTCCACGCCGACCACGTGGACGGCCTGGCCGGGGTGCTGGCCGGGCGACGGGTCGGCGCCGTCGAGACCAGCTCGACCCCGGACCCCCCGTCCGGGGCCGAGCAGGTCGGCGAGGTGGCGGGGGAGTCGGGGCTGGCGCCGCTGATCGCGCCGTACGCCGGGACGCGCACCGTGGGCGCGGTCACGCTGCAGGTCCTCTGGCCGCCGCCGGGGCTCGCGGAGGTCGGCGTGGGCGACGGCAGCCGGGCCAACGACGCGAGCGTGGTGCTGCTGGCCGAGGTACGCGGCGTGCGCGTGCTGCTGACCGGCGACCTCGAGCCGGAGGGCCAGTCGGAGCTGGCCCCGGTGCTGGCGGGTCTTGACGTCGACGTGCTCAAGGTCCCGCACCACGGCAGCCGCTACCAGGACCTGGGTCTGCTGACCTCCCTGGAGGCCGAGGTCGCGCTGGTGTCGGTCGGCGCCGGCAACGACTACGGACACCCGGCGGGCAGTGTCCTGGATGCCCTGGTCGACGCCGGCGCCCGCGTCCTGCGCACCGACCTCGACGGCGACGTGCTGGTCGTCGCCGACGGCGGCGAGGTGTCGACCGTCACCCGCTGA
- a CDS encoding helix-hairpin-helix domain-containing protein — MRTRRAQHEHDEAVARRLAQLSAELAVSRTEDRAAAPETTEQVTGAVDPAAGGEWWEGHTRVPPARRPLSVVPLPPQDQAPHHQPSHQPSHQPSHRPPPARGQEAESAPPPAVPVPGRHAARRRRVVAGALPDPLRGRVLLGPAQVTVVAVLVAVGLAATAWWVVRGRADPASTARPLASAATGALVAVPEPSPASPAATVAPAARLTVDVAGKVRRPGIQVLDAGARVVDAIEAAGGARPGVDLTSLNLARPLVDGEQVLVGAAAASGGSASLPTPAPGGAAPPLVSLNAAGQAELETLPEVGPVTAQAILAWRDEHGGFSSVEELLEVDGIGDATLARIAPYVTI, encoded by the coding sequence ATGCGTACCCGACGAGCCCAGCACGAGCACGACGAGGCGGTCGCGCGCCGGTTGGCCCAGCTGAGCGCGGAGCTGGCCGTGTCTCGCACCGAGGACCGGGCGGCCGCCCCGGAGACCACCGAGCAGGTCACCGGGGCGGTCGACCCCGCCGCGGGCGGCGAGTGGTGGGAGGGGCACACCCGCGTCCCTCCTGCCCGCCGCCCGCTGAGCGTCGTGCCGCTCCCGCCCCAGGACCAGGCCCCGCACCACCAGCCCTCGCACCAGCCCTCGCACCAGCCCTCGCACCGACCACCGCCCGCGAGGGGGCAGGAGGCCGAGTCGGCCCCGCCACCGGCGGTCCCGGTGCCGGGCCGCCACGCGGCGCGTCGCCGACGGGTGGTCGCCGGCGCCCTGCCCGACCCGCTCCGGGGCCGGGTGCTGCTGGGGCCGGCCCAGGTGACGGTGGTGGCCGTGCTGGTCGCGGTGGGCCTGGCGGCGACCGCCTGGTGGGTCGTGCGCGGGCGGGCCGACCCCGCATCGACGGCTCGGCCGCTGGCGTCCGCGGCGACGGGCGCCCTGGTGGCCGTACCCGAGCCGTCCCCCGCCTCGCCCGCAGCGACCGTGGCCCCGGCCGCGAGGCTGACCGTCGACGTCGCCGGCAAGGTACGCCGCCCCGGCATCCAGGTGCTCGACGCGGGGGCCCGGGTGGTCGACGCGATCGAGGCCGCCGGGGGAGCGCGGCCGGGGGTCGACCTGACCTCGCTCAACCTGGCGCGCCCGCTGGTCGACGGTGAGCAGGTCCTCGTGGGAGCAGCGGCGGCGAGCGGCGGCTCTGCGTCGCTGCCGACGCCCGCGCCTGGGGGCGCCGCCCCACCGCTGGTCAGCCTCAACGCGGCTGGCCAGGCCGAGCTGGAGACCCTGCCCGAGGTCGGTCCGGTGACCGCCCAGGCCATCCTCGCCTGGCGCGACGAGCACGGCGGCTTCTCCTCGGTGGAGGAGCTGCTCGAGGTCGACGGCATCGGGGACGCCACGCTGGCGCGGATCGCGCCGTACGTGACCATCTGA
- a CDS encoding DegV family protein: MSVAVVTDSTATLPAEVAAQRGILVVPLQVVIGARSFDEGSQEATPDKVAQALREFKPVSTSRPAPAAMLDAYERAALAGAKQIVSVHISGDMSGTFESAQLAARDAPVRVECVDSRQVGVATGYAALAAADAIGQGASVEAAAEAARRRADASRSLFYVDTLEYLRRGGRIGTASALFGGALAVKPLLQIEDGVVASLEKVRTSARALARLEELAVEAAGSASIDLCVAHLANPDRAGVLAERLTDRLAGNLEGREPWCGELGAVLGAHVGPGMIAVCVSPRR; encoded by the coding sequence ATGTCGGTCGCCGTCGTCACGGACTCGACCGCCACGCTCCCTGCGGAGGTGGCGGCGCAGCGCGGGATCCTCGTGGTCCCGCTGCAGGTGGTGATCGGCGCGCGCTCCTTCGACGAGGGCTCCCAGGAGGCGACGCCGGACAAGGTCGCGCAGGCCCTGCGCGAGTTCAAGCCGGTGAGCACCTCGCGGCCCGCGCCCGCGGCGATGCTGGACGCCTACGAGCGGGCGGCCCTCGCCGGGGCCAAGCAGATCGTGTCCGTGCACATCTCCGGCGACATGAGCGGCACCTTCGAGTCCGCGCAGCTCGCCGCGCGCGACGCGCCGGTGCGCGTCGAGTGCGTCGACAGCCGGCAGGTCGGCGTGGCCACCGGGTACGCCGCCCTCGCGGCCGCCGACGCCATCGGGCAGGGCGCCTCGGTCGAGGCGGCCGCGGAGGCCGCGCGTCGCCGCGCCGACGCGTCCCGCTCGCTCTTCTACGTCGACACGCTGGAGTACCTGCGCCGGGGCGGCCGCATCGGCACCGCCTCGGCGCTCTTCGGCGGGGCGCTCGCCGTCAAGCCGCTGCTGCAGATCGAGGACGGGGTGGTCGCCTCCCTGGAGAAGGTCCGTACCAGCGCCCGCGCGCTCGCCCGCCTCGAGGAGCTGGCCGTCGAGGCCGCCGGCAGTGCGTCGATCGACCTGTGCGTGGCCCACCTCGCCAACCCCGACCGTGCCGGCGTCCTTGCCGAGCGCCTCACCGACCGGCTCGCCGGCAACCTCGAGGGACGCGAGCCCTGGTGCGGCGAGCTCGGTGCGGTCCTCGGCGCGCACGTCGGGCCGGGGATGATCGCGGTCTGCGTGTCGCCTCGGCGGTAG